In Fusobacterium sp. JB019, the sequence TAGTTCAAATATTAAGAACAGTAGTCAATCCATTTATTATGCTTCCAATCTTAATAATGGGTTATGGTTCTATTGGAATGGTTATGGTTACTTTTATAGTAAATATTTTGATAGGAATTTTAAATGTTAATTACTGTAAAAATAAATTAAAAATGAAATTTTTATTAAAAAATCCAAATTTTAAGTTATTAAAGGAAATAAGTGAGTTTTCATTCTATGTATTTTTGATAATGATAGTTGATCAAGTAAATTGGAATGTAGATAAATTTCTTTTGGGGCGATTCAAGGGGACAATTTCAGTAGCAATTTACGGATTAGCAGCACAAGTAAGTACATATTATGTTCAGATTGCATGTATTATTGCAACGGTTTTTGTTCCTAGAATTAATAGAATCATAGCTTCATCAAGTGACAATAAATTAATAACAGAAATTTTTATTAAAATTGGAAGATTACAGTTTATATTATTATCTTTAATTTTTACGGGTTTTATATTTTTTGGAAGACCTTTTGTTTTATTTTGGGCAGGAAAAAGCTATGAAAAATCCTATATTATTATAATTATATTAATTTTAACAGTAACAATCCCTTTAATTCAACATATAGGAATGGAAATATATAGAGCAAAAAATCTACACAAATTTCCGGCATATTGTTATATAATTATAGCTGTAATTAATGTAATAATAAGTATTCCATTAGTGAAATTATACGGTGCAATAGGGGCATCTATAGGAACTGCAATATCATATGTTTTAGGAAACGGCATAATTATGAAT encodes:
- a CDS encoding oligosaccharide flippase family protein; the encoded protein is MKINQLKVGAILSYISIGLGTLISILYTPIMLRLLGQNEYGLYSLVSSVIAYLGLLSLGFGSSYVRFYSRYKVKNQEENIAKLNGLFLIVFFIIGIVSLIFGIIFYINIGQILGNKLTINEIEKAKYLILIMVMNISFSFPLSVFNSYITANERFLFQKLVQILRTVVNPFIMLPILIMGYGSIGMVMVTFIVNILIGILNVNYCKNKLKMKFLLKNPNFKLLKEISEFSFYVFLIMIVDQVNWNVDKFLLGRFKGTISVAIYGLAAQVSTYYVQIACIIATVFVPRINRIIASSSDNKLITEIFIKIGRLQFILLSLIFTGFIFFGRPFVLFWAGKSYEKSYIIIIILILTVTIPLIQHIGMEIYRAKNLHKFPAYCYIIIAVINVIISIPLVKLYGAIGASIGTAISYVLGNGIIMNIYYFKIVKINTILFWKNILGFFPGLVIISILGILINRYFNLYNIYNFFILGIIYVIVFIFLMWKFGMNSYEKQLFKGLINKILKIY